A DNA window from Rhodococcus sp. Z13 contains the following coding sequences:
- the pgsA gene encoding CDP-diacylglycerol--glycerol-3-phosphate 3-phosphatidyltransferase — MSTPRQHVTASGGSGAAPGPQAGMPHEPVPLWNIANVLTVLRIVLVPVFLVFLFVGGGHDTGWRLAATGVFAVAAITDRIDGQLARKHGLVTDFGKLADPIADKALMGAALVGLSLLGDLSWWVTGIIAARELGITALRFAVLRHAVIPASRGGKAKTLAQTLAIGMYLLPLPEAATPVAIALMALAVFLTVVTGLDYVVQAARLRTGVRRTENQHADGGAGGAAEGRTDGSVVEDTP, encoded by the coding sequence ATGAGCACGCCCCGCCAGCACGTCACCGCTTCGGGCGGGAGCGGCGCCGCACCCGGACCGCAGGCCGGGATGCCGCACGAGCCGGTGCCCCTGTGGAACATTGCCAACGTTCTCACGGTCCTGCGCATCGTGCTGGTGCCGGTCTTCCTGGTGTTCCTCTTCGTGGGGGGCGGCCACGACACCGGCTGGCGCCTCGCCGCCACCGGGGTGTTCGCGGTCGCCGCGATCACCGACCGCATCGACGGCCAGCTCGCCCGCAAGCACGGTCTCGTCACCGACTTCGGCAAACTCGCCGACCCCATCGCCGACAAGGCGCTCATGGGTGCCGCCCTGGTAGGCCTGTCACTGCTCGGCGACCTGTCCTGGTGGGTCACCGGCATCATCGCGGCCCGCGAGCTGGGCATCACCGCCCTGCGGTTCGCGGTGCTGCGCCACGCCGTCATCCCCGCCAGCCGCGGCGGCAAGGCCAAGACCCTCGCCCAGACCCTCGCGATCGGCATGTACCTGCTGCCGCTGCCCGAGGCCGCGACCCCGGTCGCGATCGCGCTGATGGCGCTGGCGGTGTTCCTCACCGTGGTGACGGGCCTCGACTACGTGGTGCAGGCCGCCCGGCTGCGGACCGGGGTGCGGCGCACCGAGAACCAGCACGCCGACGGCGGCGCGGGCGGCGCCGCGGAGGGACGGACCGACGGGAGCGTGGTGGAGGACACCCCGTGA
- a CDS encoding helix-turn-helix domain-containing protein has product MALLLREALGDSLRRTRVSQSRTLREVSSSARVSLGYLSEIERGRKEASSELLAAICDALDVPLSDVLFDVSGLLAESPGRGAAVEDTAADAAAAADDGAAVESGLIAQEPRMVIPAPAAQALAAA; this is encoded by the coding sequence ATGGCGCTGTTGTTGCGTGAGGCACTCGGTGACAGCCTTCGGCGCACCCGTGTTTCGCAGAGCCGCACCCTGCGCGAAGTTTCCAGCAGCGCCCGGGTCAGCCTCGGTTATCTCTCCGAGATCGAGCGCGGCAGAAAGGAAGCCTCGAGCGAACTGCTCGCGGCGATCTGCGACGCACTGGACGTCCCGCTCTCCGATGTGCTGTTCGACGTGAGCGGTCTGCTGGCGGAGAGCCCCGGTCGCGGTGCGGCCGTGGAGGACACCGCCGCCGACGCCGCTGCTGCCGCGGACGACGGTGCCGCCGTCGAGTCCGGACTCATCGCGCAGGAGCCCCGGATGGTGATTCCGGCACCTGCCGCGCAGGCGCTGGCAGCCGCCTAA
- a CDS encoding PspA/IM30 family protein — MANPFVKGWKYLMALFNSKIDEKADPKVQIQQAIEDAQRQHQALSQQAASVIGNQRQLEMKLNRQLDEVEKLNASARQAVMMADQAAAAGDTEKAIQYTNAAEAFAAQLVTAEQAVEDLKVLHDQSLQAAAQAKKAVEQNAMALQQKVAERTKLLSQLEQAKMQERVSESLRSMDSTLSAPGTTPSLDAVREKIERRYADALGSAELAQNSVQGRMLEVQQATVQMAGHNRLEQIRASMKGEALPGTPANPAVDTRKEPPNAAGSTGR; from the coding sequence ATGGCTAATCCGTTCGTCAAGGGTTGGAAGTACCTGATGGCGCTTTTCAACTCCAAGATCGATGAGAAGGCCGATCCGAAGGTCCAGATTCAGCAGGCGATCGAGGATGCGCAGCGCCAGCATCAGGCTCTCTCGCAGCAGGCGGCCTCCGTCATCGGCAACCAGCGGCAGCTCGAGATGAAGCTCAATCGGCAGCTCGACGAGGTCGAGAAGCTCAACGCGAGTGCGCGCCAGGCGGTCATGATGGCCGACCAGGCCGCGGCCGCGGGCGACACCGAGAAGGCGATCCAGTACACGAACGCCGCGGAGGCCTTCGCCGCGCAGCTCGTGACCGCCGAACAGGCCGTCGAGGACCTCAAGGTGCTGCACGACCAGTCCCTGCAGGCCGCCGCCCAGGCCAAGAAGGCCGTCGAGCAGAACGCCATGGCCCTGCAGCAGAAGGTCGCCGAGCGGACCAAGCTGCTCAGCCAGCTCGAGCAGGCCAAGATGCAGGAGCGGGTCAGCGAGTCGCTGCGCTCGATGGACTCCACCCTCTCGGCCCCCGGCACCACCCCGAGCCTCGACGCGGTCCGCGAGAAGATCGAGCGTCGCTACGCCGATGCCCTCGGTTCGGCCGAGCTCGCCCAGAACTCGGTGCAGGGCCGCATGCTCGAGGTCCAGCAGGCCACCGTCCAGATGGCCGGCCACAACCGCCTCGAGCAGATCCGCGCCTCCATGAAGGGCGAGGCCCTGCCGGGTACGCCCGCCAATCCCGCGGTCGACACCCGCAAGGAGCCGCCGAACGCCGCCGGTTCCACCGGCCGGTGA
- the pspM gene encoding phage shock envelope stress response protein PspM, with protein sequence MNTSGDGRTGNLPGPAVAAFRDVTASAVEAARRWRDPAARLRRKTRRARRRATFLGTASGTWGVGTATLVAASAPEWTVVATGGATAVFAVPAVMAYRRFRRLSAVSLPPAPPKRRSRPAVGSVARAPMERLAASEDSLSRLLGVLVRSNSVVPDDLAEIDEAARAASSALEAVAEDVVALESAARGSAAAKAHLASAITAAGQRLDAGVDQFEELVAAAARLAATAEGNRSLTVLEQQRAELIATSDKLESWAQSWREVAQIQQRYRN encoded by the coding sequence ATGAACACCTCCGGAGACGGCCGGACCGGGAACCTCCCCGGTCCGGCCGTTGCCGCCTTCCGGGACGTGACCGCCTCCGCCGTGGAGGCGGCCCGCCGCTGGCGCGATCCCGCGGCCCGGCTGCGCCGCAAGACCCGCCGCGCCCGCCGCCGCGCGACCTTCCTCGGAACCGCCTCGGGCACCTGGGGCGTCGGCACCGCGACCCTCGTCGCGGCGTCCGCCCCGGAGTGGACCGTCGTCGCCACCGGGGGAGCGACCGCGGTGTTCGCCGTCCCCGCGGTCATGGCCTACCGCCGGTTCCGTCGCCTGTCCGCCGTGTCCCTGCCGCCCGCCCCGCCGAAACGGCGGTCGCGCCCGGCTGTCGGTTCCGTCGCCCGCGCCCCCATGGAACGGCTCGCGGCGAGCGAGGACAGCCTGTCGCGCCTGCTCGGGGTGCTCGTCCGCTCCAACTCCGTCGTTCCCGACGACCTCGCCGAGATCGACGAGGCGGCCCGCGCCGCGTCGTCCGCGCTCGAGGCTGTGGCCGAGGACGTCGTGGCTCTCGAATCCGCTGCCCGCGGCAGTGCCGCCGCGAAGGCCCATCTGGCGTCGGCGATCACCGCGGCCGGACAGCGTCTCGATGCGGGCGTCGACCAGTTCGAGGAACTCGTCGCGGCCGCTGCACGCCTCGCCGCGACCGCGGAGGGCAATCGCTCCCTCACAGTGCTCGAACAACAGCGGGCCGAACTCATCGCGACCTCCGACAAGCTCGAGAGCTGGGCTCAGTCCTGGCGCGAAGTCGCGCAGATCCAGCAGCGTTACCGCAACTGA
- a CDS encoding energy-coupling factor transporter transmembrane component T family protein, producing the protein MNTFGLYHPGSSVLHRAPAGAKLLAVAVVVLVLTLWIRQPWQVLPALGLAVLAYLVARIPPRAAVVQLRPVMWMLVIIAAFQTLLAGWERAVVICGSLLVAVALAALVTLTTRTTDMLDAIVRAAGPLRRVGVDPDRVGLVLVMTVRAIPLLGTVVIRVTEARKARGLGFSLRALVVPVVIGALRTAEAMGEALAARGVDD; encoded by the coding sequence GTGAACACCTTCGGCCTCTACCATCCCGGCAGCTCGGTGCTGCACCGGGCGCCGGCGGGCGCGAAGCTGCTCGCGGTCGCCGTGGTCGTCCTGGTGCTCACGTTGTGGATCCGCCAGCCCTGGCAGGTGCTGCCGGCGCTGGGCCTGGCGGTTCTCGCCTATCTCGTGGCCCGGATCCCGCCCCGCGCGGCCGTCGTGCAGCTGCGGCCGGTGATGTGGATGCTGGTGATCATCGCGGCCTTCCAGACGCTGCTGGCCGGTTGGGAGCGGGCGGTGGTGATCTGCGGGTCGCTGCTGGTGGCGGTCGCGCTGGCCGCGCTGGTGACCCTGACGACCCGGACGACGGACATGCTCGACGCGATCGTGCGCGCGGCCGGGCCGCTGCGGCGGGTCGGGGTCGATCCCGACCGGGTGGGGCTGGTGCTCGTGATGACCGTGCGGGCGATTCCGCTGCTCGGCACGGTGGTGATTCGGGTGACCGAGGCCCGTAAGGCACGCGGGCTCGGGTTCTCGTTGCGGGCCCTGGTGGTGCCGGTGGTGATCGGGGCACTGCGGACCGCCGAGGCGATGGGTGAGGCGCTCGCGGCCCGCGGGGTCGACGACTAG
- a CDS encoding energy-coupling factor ABC transporter ATP-binding protein has protein sequence MSEIRFRQVRHAYGDRAVLDGIDVTLTERRIGIVGANGSGKSTMARMINGLLVPSSGSVTVDGLDTARKGREVRRRVGFVFTDPEHQIVMPTVAEDVAFSLRRSGLGKEEREERVRRVLADFGLDGHHDHPSHLLSGGQKQLLALAAIMVTDPAVLVADEPTTLLDLRNTKLIARTFAALPQQVIAVTHNLDLLADFDRVLVVDAGRIVADDEPAPALAFYRDLIG, from the coding sequence ATGAGCGAGATCCGTTTCCGGCAGGTCCGGCACGCCTACGGTGACCGGGCCGTCCTCGATGGTATCGACGTCACGCTCACCGAACGGCGCATCGGGATCGTCGGCGCCAACGGCAGCGGCAAGTCGACGATGGCGCGGATGATCAACGGTCTGCTCGTACCGTCGTCGGGCTCGGTCACCGTGGACGGCCTCGACACCGCCCGCAAGGGCCGGGAGGTGCGCAGACGGGTCGGGTTCGTGTTCACCGACCCGGAGCACCAGATCGTCATGCCCACGGTCGCCGAGGACGTGGCGTTCTCGCTGCGCCGCAGCGGCCTGGGCAAGGAGGAACGCGAGGAGCGGGTGCGTCGGGTGCTCGCGGACTTCGGTCTCGACGGTCACCACGACCATCCGAGCCATCTGCTCTCGGGCGGCCAGAAGCAGCTGCTCGCGCTCGCCGCGATCATGGTCACCGACCCCGCGGTGCTGGTCGCCGACGAGCCCACGACGCTGCTGGACCTGCGCAACACCAAGCTCATCGCCCGGACCTTCGCGGCGCTGCCGCAGCAGGTGATCGCGGTGACCCACAATCTCGATCTGCTCGCCGACTTCGACCGGGTGCTGGTAGTGGATGCGGGGCGTATCGTCGCCGACGACGAGCCCGCTCCGGCGCTCGCGTTCTACCGGGACCTCATCGGGTGA
- a CDS encoding biotin transporter BioY, translating to MSSTRRIPARDLAQIAVFAALIIALGLPGQISIGSSGVPITLQTLGVMLAGALLGARKGTLAVLTVIVLGLALPVLAGGRTTLTSLAGPTVGFLIGWIPAVAVIGWLSTKMLPRYRTLPGVAVNVLGGIVVLYAFGIAGMVLRTDLTVWAAAAANVTFLPGDLLKAVVAAAVAAQVHRAYPALAAPRISQRTAADPAH from the coding sequence GTGTCCTCGACCCGCCGTATCCCCGCGCGCGACCTCGCGCAGATCGCCGTGTTCGCCGCCCTGATCATCGCCCTCGGCCTGCCGGGACAGATCAGCATCGGCTCCTCGGGTGTCCCCATCACGCTCCAGACGCTCGGGGTGATGCTCGCCGGCGCCCTGCTCGGCGCCCGCAAGGGCACCCTGGCGGTGCTCACCGTGATCGTCCTCGGCCTGGCGCTGCCCGTGCTGGCCGGCGGCCGCACGACCCTCACCTCGCTGGCGGGCCCGACGGTGGGCTTTCTCATCGGCTGGATCCCCGCGGTCGCGGTGATCGGGTGGCTGAGCACGAAGATGCTGCCCCGCTACCGGACCCTGCCGGGTGTGGCCGTCAACGTCCTCGGCGGGATCGTGGTGCTCTACGCCTTCGGCATCGCCGGCATGGTGCTGCGCACCGACCTGACGGTGTGGGCCGCCGCGGCCGCCAATGTCACCTTCCTGCCCGGCGACCTGCTCAAGGCCGTCGTCGCCGCGGCGGTCGCCGCGCAGGTGCACCGCGCCTATCCCGCCCTCGCGGCGCCGCGGATCTCGCAGCGCACCGCGGCGGACCCTGCGCACTGA
- a CDS encoding PIG-L deacetylase family protein: MEAVPEDWERGLVIAAHPDDIEYGAAAAVARWTGQGKQVRYVLATSGEAGIAGLPPAECGPLREAEERESARIVGVDSVDFLGHRDGQLVAGPDLRRDLAASIRRYRPEMVVTGHFGLTWFPGILNSADHRALGLSVLDAVADAANEWIFPELTEQGLEPWAGVRWVAVNTTAEQTHAVDVTDTVEVAVTSLAAHRRYLETLTTDRSAEQQARDQVEMSSAPLPGFPAARAVGFQLYTFAG, from the coding sequence GTGGAGGCGGTACCGGAGGACTGGGAGCGCGGCCTGGTGATCGCTGCGCATCCCGACGACATCGAGTACGGCGCCGCCGCCGCGGTGGCTCGCTGGACCGGTCAGGGGAAGCAGGTCCGGTACGTCCTCGCCACGAGCGGCGAAGCCGGCATCGCCGGACTGCCCCCGGCGGAGTGCGGGCCCCTCCGGGAAGCCGAGGAACGCGAGTCCGCGCGCATCGTCGGGGTCGACTCCGTCGACTTCCTCGGTCACCGCGACGGACAGCTCGTCGCCGGACCGGACCTGCGCCGCGACCTCGCGGCGAGCATCCGGCGGTACCGCCCCGAGATGGTGGTCACCGGCCATTTCGGGCTCACCTGGTTCCCCGGGATCCTCAACAGCGCCGATCACCGCGCGCTCGGGCTCAGCGTCCTCGACGCCGTCGCCGACGCCGCCAACGAATGGATCTTCCCCGAACTCACCGAGCAGGGACTCGAACCGTGGGCGGGGGTGCGGTGGGTCGCGGTGAACACCACCGCCGAGCAGACGCACGCGGTGGACGTCACCGACACCGTCGAGGTCGCCGTGACCTCGCTCGCCGCACACCGCCGCTATCTCGAGACGCTGACGACCGACCGCAGTGCCGAGCAGCAGGCCCGCGACCAGGTCGAGATGTCCTCCGCGCCGCTGCCGGGATTCCCCGCGGCGCGTGCGGTGGGCTTCCAGCTGTACACCTTCGCGGGATAG
- a CDS encoding glycosyltransferase — MRVALVAGPDAGHAIPAIALARRLADAGHDPVVFTGDRWLGVDLPGVTVAELKGLAPRLGDDDTDAGAKIHARAAHIASEMLPDLSALLPDLVVSDVITAGGGMAAERLGIPWVELSPHPLYLPSRGLPPIGSGLAPGTGVHGRLRDALLRAMSARSVRQGERERAAARVGIGLPAEDPGPAARLVATLPALEVPRPDWPATAHVVGPLLWEPTDLVLEPPAGDGPVVMVAPSTATTGVAGMVETVCEGLAGAGMRVAATVLDPASHDLPDWAVAGRGRQDVLLRQADVVVCGGGHGMLAKALSAGVPAVIVPGGGDQWELANRAARQGSAVIVRPLDATAVRDAVRTVLSTPSYAAAARAAAGSAGRVEDPVAVCESVLHRI; from the coding sequence GTGCGAGTGGCGTTGGTGGCCGGACCGGATGCCGGACATGCGATTCCTGCGATCGCGTTGGCTCGGCGCCTCGCGGACGCCGGACACGATCCGGTCGTGTTCACCGGCGACCGGTGGCTCGGGGTGGACCTGCCCGGGGTGACCGTCGCGGAACTGAAAGGGCTCGCACCGCGCCTCGGCGACGACGACACCGACGCCGGCGCGAAGATCCACGCGCGCGCCGCGCACATCGCGAGCGAGATGCTCCCCGACCTCAGCGCACTGCTGCCCGACCTCGTCGTCTCGGACGTGATCACCGCCGGGGGCGGCATGGCCGCCGAACGGCTGGGGATCCCCTGGGTGGAACTGTCGCCGCACCCGCTCTACCTGCCCTCGCGTGGACTCCCGCCGATCGGCAGCGGACTCGCCCCGGGCACCGGCGTGCACGGACGCCTGCGCGATGCCCTGCTGCGCGCCATGTCCGCACGGTCGGTGCGGCAAGGAGAACGCGAACGCGCGGCTGCCCGCGTCGGAATCGGCCTGCCCGCCGAGGATCCGGGTCCGGCGGCGCGGCTCGTCGCGACCCTGCCGGCGCTCGAGGTACCCCGCCCGGACTGGCCCGCGACGGCGCACGTCGTGGGCCCGCTGTTGTGGGAACCCACCGATCTCGTGCTCGAACCCCCGGCCGGGGACGGGCCTGTGGTGATGGTCGCGCCGTCCACCGCGACGACCGGTGTCGCGGGCATGGTCGAGACCGTCTGCGAGGGACTCGCGGGGGCGGGGATGCGGGTCGCGGCGACCGTGCTGGACCCGGCATCCCACGACCTGCCGGATTGGGCCGTGGCCGGTCGGGGCCGGCAGGACGTCCTGCTCCGGCAGGCCGATGTGGTGGTCTGCGGGGGAGGGCACGGAATGCTCGCGAAGGCGCTGAGCGCCGGGGTGCCCGCCGTGATCGTGCCCGGTGGCGGCGACCAGTGGGAGCTGGCGAACCGCGCGGCGCGGCAGGGCAGCGCGGTGATCGTGCGGCCCCTCGATGCCACCGCGGTGCGGGACGCGGTCCGGACGGTGCTGTCGACCCCGTCGTACGCCGCCGCGGCCCGCGCGGCCGCCGGGAGCGCCGGCCGGGTCGAGGATCCGGTCGCGGTGTGCGAGTCGGTCCTGCACCGGATCTGA
- a CDS encoding DUF3046 domain-containing protein: MRLTEFYETVRDEFGQMHGDALLRDHVLLSLGGRTAAEAIEAGREPREVWRALCEEFDVPPARR, from the coding sequence GTGCGGTTGACGGAGTTCTACGAGACGGTTCGCGACGAGTTCGGGCAGATGCACGGCGACGCGCTTCTGCGCGACCACGTGCTGCTCTCCCTCGGAGGACGGACCGCGGCCGAAGCGATCGAGGCAGGTCGAGAGCCCCGCGAGGTGTGGCGGGCGCTCTGCGAGGAGTTCGACGTGCCGCCGGCCCGGCGGTGA
- the recA gene encoding recombinase RecA gives MAAQAHDREKALELALAQIDKSFGKGSVMRLGEDVRPPIAVIPTGSIALDVALGIGGLPRGRIIEIYGPESSGKTTVALHAVANAQAAGGIAAFIDAEHALDPEYARKLGVDTDALLVSQPDTGEQALEIADMLIRSGALDIIVIDSVAALVPRAEIEGEMGDSHVGLQARLMSQALRKMTGALNNSGTTAIFINQLREKIGVMFGSPETTTGGKALKFYASVRLDVRRIETLKDGGDAVGNRTRVKVVKNKVSPPFKQAEFDILYGQGISKEGSLIDMGVDQGIIRKSGSWYTYEGDQLGQGKENARKFLLENVDIRDEIEKKIKEKLGIGATLTDGEDAEEPADF, from the coding sequence ATGGCAGCACAGGCACACGACCGCGAAAAGGCGCTCGAGCTCGCCCTCGCACAGATCGACAAGAGCTTCGGCAAGGGCTCGGTGATGCGCCTGGGAGAGGACGTACGCCCGCCCATCGCGGTCATTCCCACCGGGTCGATCGCGCTCGACGTCGCGCTCGGCATCGGCGGCCTCCCGCGGGGCCGCATCATCGAGATCTACGGGCCGGAGTCCTCGGGTAAGACGACGGTGGCCTTGCACGCCGTCGCCAACGCCCAGGCAGCCGGCGGCATCGCGGCGTTCATCGACGCCGAGCACGCCCTCGACCCGGAGTACGCCCGCAAGCTCGGTGTCGACACCGACGCCCTGCTCGTCTCCCAGCCCGACACCGGTGAGCAGGCACTCGAGATCGCCGACATGCTCATCCGCTCGGGTGCTCTCGACATCATCGTCATCGACTCCGTGGCCGCACTCGTGCCCCGCGCCGAGATCGAGGGCGAGATGGGCGACAGCCACGTCGGTCTGCAGGCCCGCCTGATGAGCCAGGCGCTGCGCAAGATGACCGGTGCTCTCAACAACTCCGGCACCACCGCGATCTTCATCAACCAGCTGCGCGAGAAGATCGGCGTGATGTTCGGCTCGCCCGAGACCACCACGGGCGGTAAGGCACTGAAGTTCTACGCCTCCGTGCGTCTGGACGTGCGCCGCATCGAGACCCTCAAGGACGGCGGCGACGCGGTCGGCAACCGCACCCGCGTGAAGGTCGTCAAGAACAAGGTGTCCCCGCCGTTCAAGCAGGCCGAGTTCGACATCCTGTACGGCCAGGGCATCTCGAAGGAGGGCTCGCTCATCGACATGGGTGTCGACCAGGGCATCATCCGCAAGTCGGGCTCCTGGTACACCTACGAGGGCGACCAGCTGGGTCAGGGCAAGGAGAACGCCCGCAAGTTCCTGCTCGAGAACGTCGACATCCGCGACGAGATCGAGAAGAAGATCAAGGAGAAGCTGGGCATCGGTGCCACGCTGACCGACGGCGAGGACGCCGAGGAGCCGGCCGACTTCTAG
- the recX gene encoding recombination regulator RecX, producing the protein MDDPAARPDRRSRRRTGHTEQELPGGGTEAQAKEVCLRLLTDRARSRAELAAKLAQKGFAADVADRALDRLVEVGLIDDADFAQQWARSRHLHAGKGKRAIALELRRKGIDAADAAAALDEIDSEDERARAVDLVRKKLRTQPPLPTEGDRREIAAERDKLVRRLVGMLARRGYPQGMAFDVVREELAAFGTDARELPTD; encoded by the coding sequence ATGGACGATCCTGCCGCACGCCCCGACCGACGCTCGCGCCGCCGCACTGGCCACACCGAGCAGGAACTACCGGGCGGTGGCACCGAGGCGCAGGCGAAGGAGGTGTGCCTGCGGCTGCTCACCGACCGGGCCCGCAGCCGCGCCGAACTCGCGGCGAAGCTGGCGCAGAAGGGATTCGCCGCCGACGTCGCCGACCGCGCCCTCGACCGGCTCGTCGAGGTGGGTCTGATCGACGACGCCGACTTCGCGCAGCAGTGGGCGCGGTCGCGGCACCTGCACGCCGGCAAGGGCAAACGCGCCATCGCGCTCGAACTGCGACGCAAGGGCATCGACGCCGCCGACGCGGCCGCCGCGCTCGACGAGATCGACAGCGAGGACGAACGGGCCCGCGCCGTCGACCTCGTCCGCAAGAAGCTGCGCACCCAGCCGCCGCTGCCCACCGAGGGCGACCGTCGCGAGATCGCCGCCGAACGCGACAAGCTGGTGCGACGGCTGGTCGGCATGCTCGCCCGCCGCGGCTACCCGCAGGGCATGGCGTTCGACGTGGTCCGCGAGGAGCTCGCCGCCTTCGGCACCGATGCTCGCGAGCTGCCGACGGATTGA
- a CDS encoding amino acid ABC transporter permease — protein MSAHGTVLYDAPGPKARATYRILSVVVVTVLLLAGWFVYRALDTNGQLTAAKWEPFLESTSWTTYLLPGIRGTIVAAVASIVLALVLGAALGIARLSDHRWVRVLAGAIVELFRAVPVLILMIFAYQVFAEYRVFKSGYLALAAVITGLTLYNGSVIAEIVRAGIKSLPRGQSEAAYAVGMRKNQVMRLILLPQAVTVMLPAIVSQMVIALKDSALGYLIGYVEVVRSGQQLGAFFQNYLPALLVVAAIMIALNSALTRFAMWLEKRLRSGRSKRGVIPAEDPEDLPAISVPGLDMTGDDRKR, from the coding sequence ATGAGTGCCCACGGAACCGTCCTGTACGACGCGCCCGGCCCCAAGGCGCGGGCGACCTACCGGATCCTGTCGGTGGTCGTGGTCACCGTCCTGCTGCTCGCCGGGTGGTTCGTCTACCGGGCCCTCGACACCAACGGGCAGCTGACCGCGGCCAAGTGGGAGCCCTTCCTCGAATCCACCAGCTGGACGACCTATCTGCTGCCCGGTATCCGGGGCACGATCGTCGCGGCGGTCGCGTCGATCGTGCTCGCCCTGGTGCTGGGTGCGGCGCTGGGTATCGCGCGCCTGTCCGATCACCGGTGGGTTCGGGTGCTCGCCGGGGCGATCGTGGAGCTGTTCCGCGCGGTTCCGGTGCTGATCCTGATGATCTTCGCCTACCAGGTGTTCGCCGAGTACCGGGTGTTCAAGTCCGGTTATCTGGCGCTGGCGGCGGTCATCACCGGCCTGACCTTGTACAACGGGTCGGTCATCGCCGAGATCGTGCGGGCGGGCATCAAGTCGCTGCCCCGCGGCCAGAGCGAAGCCGCCTACGCCGTGGGCATGCGCAAGAACCAGGTGATGCGCCTGATCCTGCTGCCGCAGGCCGTGACGGTGATGCTGCCGGCGATCGTGTCGCAGATGGTGATCGCGCTGAAGGACTCCGCGCTGGGCTATCTGATCGGCTACGTCGAGGTGGTGCGCTCGGGTCAGCAACTCGGCGCGTTCTTCCAGAACTATCTGCCGGCGCTGCTGGTGGTCGCGGCGATCATGATCGCGCTCAACAGCGCTCTCACCCGGTTCGCGATGTGGCTCGAGAAGCGTCTGCGGTCGGGTCGCAGCAAGCGGGGTGTGATCCCGGCGGAGGACCCGGAGGACCTGCCGGCGATCTCCGTGCCCGGCCTCGACATGACCGGCGACGACCGGAAGCGGTAG
- a CDS encoding amino acid ABC transporter permease, translating to MDLLSKYGSQLLDAFWTTIQLTVLSAVGALILGTILVAMRVSPIPVARAVGTAYVTIFRNTPLTLIIIFCLFGLSQTLGIKLASESSPTFLVDNNFRLAVLGLSIYTAAFVCESLRSGINTVPLGQSEAGRSLGLTFSQNLRLVVLPQAFRAVIAPLGSVLIALTKNSTIASVIGVSEASLLMKTMIENEAAIFLVGGIFALGFVILTLPTGLVFGWLSKRFEVSR from the coding sequence GTGGATCTGTTGAGCAAGTACGGCAGTCAGCTGCTCGACGCGTTCTGGACCACCATCCAGTTGACCGTCCTGTCGGCGGTCGGCGCGTTGATCCTCGGAACGATCCTGGTGGCGATGCGGGTGTCCCCCATCCCCGTGGCGCGCGCCGTCGGCACCGCCTACGTGACGATCTTCCGCAACACGCCGCTCACGCTGATCATCATCTTCTGCCTGTTCGGGTTGTCCCAGACGCTGGGCATCAAGCTCGCGTCGGAGTCGTCGCCGACCTTCCTCGTCGACAACAACTTCCGGCTCGCGGTGCTCGGCCTGAGCATCTACACCGCGGCGTTCGTGTGCGAGTCGCTGCGCTCCGGCATCAACACCGTCCCCCTCGGCCAGTCGGAGGCGGGCCGCTCGCTCGGGCTCACCTTCAGCCAGAACCTGCGGCTGGTCGTGCTGCCGCAGGCCTTCCGCGCGGTCATCGCGCCGCTCGGATCGGTGCTCATCGCCCTGACCAAGAACTCGACGATCGCCTCGGTCATCGGTGTCTCCGAGGCGTCGCTGCTGATGAAGACGATGATCGAGAACGAGGCGGCCATCTTCCTCGTCGGTGGCATCTTCGCGCTCGGCTTCGTCATCCTCACCCTCCCGACCGGCCTGGTGTTCGGCTGGCTCAGCAAACGATTCGAGGTCTCCCGATGA